One region of Flavobacterium sp. KACC 22763 genomic DNA includes:
- a CDS encoding nitrate reductase encodes MQTTKIKTTCSYCGVGCGIIVTNDAKNGVMVEGDKDHPVNKGMLCSKGMNLHYVVNDTSDRILYPEMRGSKSYPLERVSWDTALDRAAAVFSSIIKKHGPDSVGFYISGQCLTEEYYLVNKLVKGFLKTNNIDTNSRLCMSSAVVGYKKTFGEDSVPIAYDDIELADTFLITGANPAWCHPILFRRLEKHKEKNPKTKIICIDPRRTDTAAFADLHLQIIPGSDIILYHAIARRIIEKGYVDHDFVKNHAENFKQYKDLVLGTSLEKASKLCGISVNDIKLAADIIGKAKGFISLWAMGLNQSAVGVDKNTALLNLSLLTGQVGKPGSGPFSLTGQPNAMGGREVGGMATLLAAHKDIANPTHRKEVADFWGVDEISDKPGLTATEMFEALESGKMKAVWIICTNPLVSLPDSRRAEKALQNAKFVVVQDISHNADTAKFADLLLPAAGWLEKEGTMTNSERRISYLPKGINAPGEALPDIEILIRFAKKMNFNGFNFNSAEEVYKEHCALTKNTNIDISFLNYNRLKTEGTFQWPVPDYNHPGTPRLFTDKKFYTPSGKAIFNLPVSIENTSVQPNDEFPFILTTGRIRDQWHTMTKTGKVSRLLTHIPSPVLEINPIDAYKNDIKNGDIVTVTSKNGEVRVKAKVTDSIKEKVVFLPMHWGKQLENDLNRTNNLTNTVVDPISKEPDFKFTTVSIKKYVKPFQKIAIIGAGAASFRFIQNYREFNSTDEIIVFSNEMNPFYNRVLLPEYMTGEFSWEQLLKVKDGEAFSKLKITMKAGVAIEKLDPKQKTIIDSQGEIHTFDSLIMATGSRPFVPENAQLHLPGRFTVRRKEDADRLKKHLDNTNLPPEEQHVVIIGGGLLGLELAAALKHKKVKTTIVQRASRLMERQLDLISSKLLAEEVQLRDIQIYFDNEVSTVFETDNPNEIEIALKSGKIITANAIVYTIGTIPNIEIARESGLSCGRGVRVNQYLQTSNPDIFAIGEIAEFDNKLFGITSAAEEQADILANFLAGDISSYYKGSILMNILKLEDINLCSIGDITIPENDDSYEEIVFTDLKKRYYKKCIVKDDLLVGAILMGDKNEFAEFKTMIESKIELSDKRNTLLRGSSDAKPVLGKLVCSCSQVGAGNIEETIKSGVNDFTELCKNTGAGLGCGSCKTEVKEILAKCKV; translated from the coding sequence ATGCAAACTACGAAGATCAAAACTACCTGTTCCTACTGCGGCGTTGGCTGCGGCATAATCGTGACCAATGATGCTAAAAATGGCGTAATGGTTGAGGGCGACAAAGATCATCCTGTAAACAAAGGAATGCTTTGTTCTAAAGGAATGAACCTGCATTACGTAGTCAACGATACTTCCGATAGAATTTTATATCCAGAAATGCGAGGAAGCAAATCGTATCCATTAGAACGCGTAAGCTGGGATACAGCTCTTGATCGCGCCGCTGCGGTTTTTTCTTCAATCATAAAAAAACATGGACCAGATAGCGTTGGCTTTTATATTTCAGGACAATGTTTAACCGAAGAATATTACTTAGTCAATAAATTGGTAAAAGGTTTTCTTAAGACCAATAATATAGACACCAATTCAAGACTTTGCATGAGTTCTGCAGTTGTGGGTTATAAAAAAACTTTCGGAGAAGATTCTGTGCCAATTGCTTATGATGATATTGAATTGGCTGACACTTTTTTAATTACAGGCGCAAATCCGGCTTGGTGCCACCCTATTCTTTTCAGAAGATTAGAAAAACACAAAGAGAAAAACCCGAAAACCAAAATAATTTGCATCGATCCAAGACGAACAGATACTGCTGCTTTCGCCGATTTACATTTGCAGATTATTCCAGGTTCGGATATTATTTTATATCATGCGATTGCGAGACGTATTATCGAGAAAGGCTACGTCGATCATGATTTTGTAAAAAACCACGCTGAGAATTTCAAACAATATAAAGACTTAGTTTTAGGAACTTCTCTTGAGAAAGCTTCTAAACTTTGCGGAATTTCGGTAAACGACATCAAACTTGCCGCCGATATTATTGGTAAAGCAAAAGGTTTTATTTCGCTTTGGGCAATGGGATTAAACCAAAGTGCTGTTGGCGTTGATAAAAATACGGCTTTGCTGAATTTATCACTTTTAACGGGACAAGTTGGAAAACCAGGCTCTGGTCCATTTTCTTTAACAGGCCAACCTAACGCAATGGGCGGACGAGAAGTGGGTGGAATGGCAACACTTTTGGCCGCACATAAAGATATTGCAAACCCTACGCATCGAAAAGAAGTAGCCGATTTTTGGGGTGTCGATGAGATTTCAGATAAACCGGGCTTAACTGCCACAGAAATGTTTGAAGCTCTTGAATCTGGAAAAATGAAAGCCGTTTGGATTATCTGCACCAATCCGTTAGTAAGTTTACCAGATTCACGCAGGGCTGAAAAAGCGCTTCAAAATGCTAAATTCGTAGTCGTTCAGGACATTTCTCATAATGCTGATACAGCCAAATTTGCCGATTTATTGTTGCCTGCTGCGGGTTGGCTAGAAAAAGAAGGAACGATGACCAATTCCGAACGTCGTATATCGTATCTCCCAAAAGGAATCAATGCGCCAGGAGAAGCGCTTCCAGATATTGAAATTTTAATTCGTTTTGCTAAAAAAATGAATTTCAATGGTTTCAATTTCAACAGTGCCGAGGAAGTTTACAAAGAACATTGTGCACTAACTAAAAATACCAATATTGATATTTCGTTTTTAAATTATAATCGTTTAAAAACTGAGGGAACTTTTCAATGGCCAGTTCCTGATTATAATCACCCAGGAACTCCGAGATTATTTACAGACAAAAAATTCTATACACCTTCTGGAAAAGCGATTTTTAATCTGCCAGTTTCTATCGAAAATACATCGGTTCAGCCAAATGATGAATTTCCTTTTATCTTAACAACGGGAAGAATTCGCGATCAATGGCATACGATGACCAAGACTGGAAAAGTATCACGATTACTGACACATATTCCAAGTCCAGTTTTAGAAATAAATCCAATTGACGCTTATAAAAACGATATTAAAAACGGAGATATTGTTACCGTTACGAGCAAAAATGGAGAAGTTCGTGTAAAAGCAAAAGTTACAGATTCAATCAAAGAAAAAGTCGTTTTTCTACCGATGCATTGGGGAAAACAACTCGAAAATGATTTAAACAGAACCAATAATTTAACGAATACTGTTGTCGATCCAATTTCAAAAGAACCTGATTTTAAGTTCACAACCGTTTCGATAAAAAAATATGTAAAACCATTTCAGAAAATTGCGATTATTGGCGCTGGAGCGGCTTCTTTCCGCTTCATTCAAAACTATCGCGAATTCAATTCAACAGATGAAATTATTGTTTTTTCTAATGAAATGAATCCGTTTTATAATCGAGTTTTGCTTCCAGAATATATGACAGGAGAATTCAGCTGGGAACAACTTTTGAAAGTAAAAGACGGAGAAGCTTTCAGTAAGTTGAAAATCACAATGAAAGCTGGAGTGGCAATTGAAAAATTAGATCCAAAACAAAAAACAATTATAGATAGTCAAGGCGAAATTCACACTTTCGATTCGTTGATTATGGCAACCGGAAGCCGTCCTTTCGTTCCAGAAAATGCACAACTTCATCTTCCTGGCCGTTTTACCGTTAGAAGAAAAGAAGATGCTGATCGTTTAAAAAAACACTTAGACAACACTAATCTTCCGCCAGAAGAACAGCATGTTGTCATTATCGGCGGCGGATTATTAGGATTAGAATTGGCTGCAGCATTAAAACATAAAAAAGTAAAAACCACGATCGTTCAAAGAGCTTCTCGTTTAATGGAGCGTCAATTGGATCTAATTTCGAGCAAATTATTGGCCGAAGAAGTACAGCTTCGCGATATTCAAATTTATTTTGATAATGAAGTCAGCACCGTTTTTGAAACCGATAATCCAAATGAAATCGAAATTGCTTTAAAAAGCGGAAAAATCATAACGGCAAACGCTATTGTATATACCATTGGAACTATTCCGAATATCGAGATTGCTCGTGAAAGCGGACTTTCTTGCGGTCGCGGTGTAAGAGTAAATCAGTATTTACAGACTTCAAATCCAGATATTTTTGCGATTGGAGAAATTGCAGAATTTGATAATAAGTTATTCGGAATCACTTCTGCAGCTGAAGAACAAGCTGATATTCTAGCCAATTTCCTTGCAGGCGATATAAGCAGTTATTATAAAGGTTCGATTTTAATGAATATTCTAAAATTAGAAGATATCAACCTTTGCAGTATCGGCGATATTACGATTCCTGAAAATGACGATTCATATGAAGAAATTGTTTTTACCGATTTGAAAAAACGCTATTACAAAAAGTGTATCGTAAAAGACGATCTTTTAGTTGGAGCAATTTTAATGGGAGATAAAAACGAGTTTGCCGAATTCAAAACTATGATCGAAAGCAAAATCGAATTATCAGACAAACGAAATACGCTTTTAAGAGGAAGCTCAGATGCAAAACCGGTTTTAGGAAAATTAGTCTGTTCATGCAGTCAAGTTGGAGCTGGAAACATTGAAGAAACGATTAAAAGTGGTGTAAATGATTTCACTGAATTATGCAAAAACACAGGCGCAGGTTTAGGTTGCGGAAGCTGTAAAACAGAGGTTAAAGAGATTCTTGCGAAATGTAAAGTGTAG
- a CDS encoding rubredoxin, which yields MELTRLIVKGGVISPGELREVVNIASEEGLDSISFGSRQDIIFPKGFKSLDKTTLGKHHFVYPDQKSGNNIVSSYVSTDIFRNTNWLTGNRFLYILEEFKEQPKLKVNITDPKQQLVPLFTGHLNFIASEHEDYWYLYIRLPKWEKIEVYPVLLYSWDLAKIYYEIEKISEEDSVDIETLFALVSEALDTNNRTIDKPLNIPFYPFPYYEGMNRMGIDQYWLGLYWRNNLYDLDFLKEMCDLCFECKIGKICITPWKSFIIKGIPKDRKLEWEKFLGKRGINVRHSLLELNWHLPVAMEWALNLKTFLVRTLDQFDISTYGLNFGISEYNRDGHYFTSIVIEKNELPVALESIKIRDTYNVLFAKNFDPNTREYIVHSQDIDKLELPTILIELSRKYFDELGNSTSETTENSQKKEKPQLDIYQCQECLTLYNSEYGDETQGVPKGILFENLPGNYCCSLCEAPKSNFRILETVEN from the coding sequence ATGGAACTAACAAGATTAATAGTAAAAGGAGGCGTTATTTCGCCAGGGGAACTTAGAGAAGTTGTAAATATCGCTTCGGAAGAAGGATTGGATTCAATTTCGTTTGGTTCCAGACAGGATATTATTTTTCCGAAAGGATTTAAATCTTTGGACAAAACCACTTTAGGAAAACATCATTTTGTTTATCCTGACCAAAAAAGCGGCAACAATATTGTTTCTTCTTATGTTTCGACTGATATTTTCAGAAATACCAACTGGCTTACTGGAAACCGTTTTTTATATATTTTAGAAGAATTTAAAGAACAGCCAAAACTTAAAGTCAACATAACCGATCCGAAGCAGCAATTGGTTCCTTTGTTTACAGGACATTTGAATTTCATTGCTTCAGAACATGAAGATTACTGGTATTTATACATTCGTCTTCCAAAATGGGAAAAAATAGAAGTTTATCCTGTTTTACTTTACAGCTGGGATTTGGCTAAAATTTATTACGAAATCGAAAAAATATCAGAAGAAGATTCAGTTGATATTGAAACACTTTTCGCTTTGGTAAGTGAAGCTTTAGATACTAATAATCGAACAATTGACAAACCATTAAATATCCCATTTTATCCATTTCCGTATTACGAAGGAATGAACCGAATGGGAATTGATCAATATTGGTTGGGATTGTACTGGAGAAATAATTTATACGATTTGGATTTCCTAAAAGAAATGTGTGATCTGTGTTTTGAATGCAAAATTGGAAAAATATGTATTACACCTTGGAAATCCTTCATAATCAAAGGAATTCCGAAAGACCGAAAACTGGAATGGGAAAAATTCTTAGGAAAACGAGGGATTAACGTTCGTCATTCGTTGTTAGAGTTAAATTGGCATTTACCCGTTGCAATGGAATGGGCATTGAATCTAAAGACTTTTCTAGTTAGAACTTTAGATCAATTCGACATCAGTACTTACGGATTGAATTTCGGAATTTCAGAATACAATCGCGACGGACATTATTTCACTTCGATTGTCATCGAAAAAAATGAGCTCCCAGTAGCTTTAGAATCGATCAAAATCAGAGATACTTATAATGTATTGTTCGCCAAGAATTTCGACCCAAATACTCGCGAATATATCGTGCATTCACAAGATATTGATAAACTAGAACTTCCGACAATTTTAATTGAGTTAAGCCGAAAATATTTCGATGAACTCGGAAATTCAACTTCAGAGACAACTGAAAATTCTCAGAAAAAAGAAAAACCACAGTTAGACATTTATCAATGCCAGGAATGTTTAACGCTTTATAATTCTGAATACGGAGATGAAACCCAAGGTGTTCCAAAAGGCATTTTATTTGAAAATCTACCCGGAAATTATTGCTGTTCTCTTTGCGAGGCACCAAAAAGCAATTTTAGAATTTTGGAAACGGTTGAAAATTAA
- the moaA gene encoding GTP 3',8-cyclase MoaA has product MTASNTDLTDGFGRKHNYLRISLLEKCNLRCTYCMPAEGIALSPKSSLMTADEIFAIAQTFVKNGVDKIRLTGGEPLLRKDFPEIVSKLSHLDISLSITTNGILIDRHIEVLKQFNVKKINLSLDTLVSSKFASITLRNQFEKVIDNLHLLLNNDFQVKVNVVLMKGFNDNEIVDFVKLTQFLPISVRFIEFMPFAGNEWDRSKMVSQQEILSLVGAQFSSEEILKLEDEKNFTSRNYKIKGFQGDFGIISSITNPFCDSCNRIRLTADGKIKNCLFSNSETDLLTAFRNGESITDLISESIQNKKKVRAGMVTMDEMDDPKKHFDNRSMIAIGG; this is encoded by the coding sequence ATGACAGCCTCTAACACTGATTTAACGGATGGTTTTGGGCGCAAGCATAATTATTTGCGCATTTCGCTGCTGGAAAAATGCAACTTGCGTTGTACGTACTGTATGCCGGCTGAAGGAATTGCGCTTTCTCCAAAAAGCAGTTTAATGACGGCTGATGAGATTTTTGCCATTGCTCAAACTTTCGTAAAAAATGGTGTTGACAAAATCAGGTTAACTGGTGGCGAACCTTTGCTAAGAAAAGATTTTCCAGAAATTGTTTCTAAACTATCTCATTTAGATATTTCACTTTCCATTACCACAAACGGAATTTTAATTGATCGTCATATTGAGGTTTTAAAGCAATTTAATGTCAAAAAAATCAATTTGAGTTTAGATACCTTAGTTTCATCTAAATTCGCTTCGATAACGCTTAGAAATCAGTTTGAGAAAGTAATTGATAATTTGCATTTGCTTCTAAATAATGATTTTCAGGTAAAAGTAAATGTGGTTTTGATGAAAGGTTTTAATGATAATGAAATTGTTGATTTTGTAAAACTAACGCAGTTTCTTCCTATTTCTGTTCGTTTCATCGAGTTTATGCCGTTTGCGGGAAATGAGTGGGACAGAAGCAAAATGGTTTCGCAACAAGAAATTTTATCTTTAGTTGGAGCTCAATTTTCGTCAGAAGAAATTCTGAAATTAGAAGATGAAAAAAACTTCACTTCAAGAAACTATAAAATAAAAGGATTTCAAGGCGATTTCGGAATCATAAGTTCGATTACAAATCCGTTTTGTGATAGTTGTAACCGTATCCGCTTGACGGCAGATGGAAAAATAAAAAACTGCCTTTTCTCTAATTCAGAAACTGACTTATTAACTGCTTTTAGAAATGGAGAATCCATTACTGATTTAATTTCAGAATCGATTCAGAATAAAAAGAAAGTTCGTGCGGGAATGGTTACGATGGATGAAATGGACGATCCTAAAAAACATTTTGACAATCGTAGTATGATTGCGATTGGGGGGTAA
- the moaCB gene encoding bifunctional molybdenum cofactor biosynthesis protein MoaC/MoaB: protein MVDITHKISTLRVATATAIVKVSKQETIDAVVNNLVPKGNVFEMAKTAGLFAVKNTHLSIPDCHPLPIEFTSVEYNIEGLDIHIIFKVKTVYKTGVEVEAMHGASIVALTMYDMLKPIDKEIEISTIKLINKEGGKSSFKNKFPNAIRAAVFVCSDSIFAGDKEDRSGKTIVEKLNSYGVETSHYEIIPDELDIIQEKTKAFAKENQLVIFTGGTGLSPRDVTPEALEPLLESRIPGIEEAIRNYGQQRMPYAMLSRSVAGTLGKSLVLALPGSTNGVRESMDAVFPHVMHVFHILKGKNHDSL from the coding sequence ATGGTAGATATTACGCATAAAATAAGCACTTTAAGAGTCGCAACAGCAACCGCAATTGTAAAGGTTAGCAAACAAGAAACAATTGATGCAGTTGTCAATAATTTAGTGCCAAAAGGAAACGTGTTTGAAATGGCAAAAACTGCTGGACTGTTTGCGGTAAAAAACACGCATTTGTCCATTCCAGATTGTCATCCGCTTCCAATTGAATTTACTTCTGTAGAATACAATATTGAAGGTTTAGATATTCATATTATTTTCAAAGTAAAAACCGTTTATAAAACCGGGGTTGAGGTTGAAGCGATGCACGGAGCATCAATTGTAGCGCTTACAATGTATGATATGCTAAAACCAATTGATAAGGAAATCGAAATTTCAACAATCAAATTAATTAATAAAGAAGGCGGAAAATCGTCTTTCAAAAATAAATTTCCAAATGCAATTAGAGCCGCAGTTTTCGTTTGTTCCGATTCGATTTTTGCGGGCGATAAAGAAGATCGTTCTGGAAAAACTATTGTAGAAAAATTAAATTCATACGGAGTCGAGACTTCTCATTATGAAATCATTCCAGACGAATTGGATATTATTCAGGAAAAAACTAAAGCTTTCGCCAAAGAAAATCAGCTGGTGATTTTTACAGGCGGAACAGGATTGTCTCCAAGAGATGTTACACCAGAAGCTTTAGAACCATTATTGGAAAGCAGAATTCCTGGAATCGAAGAAGCCATTCGTAATTACGGTCAGCAAAGAATGCCTTATGCAATGCTTTCAAGAAGTGTTGCAGGAACATTAGGAAAAAGTTTAGTTTTGGCTTTGCCAGGTTCAACAAACGGAGTAAGAGAATCTATGGACGCTGTTTTTCCACATGTAATGCACGTTTTTCATATTTTAAAAGGAAAAAATCATGACAGCCTCTAA
- a CDS encoding molybdenum cofactor biosynthesis protein MoaE, translated as MSKNVFIEGPIAPEFIAESIAKHQSKHTIGAHNIFLGQVRADIIHDNTVVAIDYSAYKDMANEALYAIREKAFAKFDLTCMHIYHSLGVVKAGEICLFVFVSATRRKQVYEATEAIVNWIKTDVPIFGKEMFENDTFTWKQNT; from the coding sequence ATGAGTAAAAATGTATTTATAGAAGGGCCAATTGCCCCTGAATTTATAGCCGAATCAATCGCCAAACACCAATCAAAACATACGATTGGAGCACATAATATCTTTTTGGGACAAGTCCGTGCCGATATTATTCACGACAACACCGTCGTAGCAATTGATTATTCGGCATATAAAGACATGGCAAATGAAGCGTTGTACGCAATCCGTGAAAAAGCTTTTGCTAAATTTGATTTGACCTGCATGCACATTTACCATAGTTTAGGTGTTGTAAAAGCAGGTGAAATCTGTTTGTTTGTCTTTGTTTCGGCAACGCGACGCAAACAGGTTTATGAAGCTACAGAAGCCATTGTAAACTGGATTAAAACAGATGTGCCAATTTTTGGCAAAGAAATGTTTGAAAACGATACATTCACTTGGAAACAAAATACCTAA
- the moeB gene encoding HesA/MoeB/ThiF family protein has product MSSSTRYNRQIILPEIGEEGQQKLAKSKVLVIGAGGLGAAILPYLAAAGVGEIGILDHDVIEISNLQRQVIYKTDAIGKSKAKEAKATIAELNPLVKVKAISEKLSGRNAISLFEKYDIIVDATDNIAIKYLINDACFVTNKPMVYGSIFRFQGQVSVFNYQNGPTYRCLYPDENLNAINCEEAGVLGVSVGIIGMFQANEVLKMILEIGEVLSGKILVYNVLNNEQQKYDFEKNDIETITREAFEEKYNKCEVEEVSFESVLNEMDNAEVLFLDVRNTDESPKISLKNQIQIPLMHLESKLENLDKKQTIYIFCQSGIRSKIAVELLQKHQFKNIKSIAGGALAMKQLLQEIKI; this is encoded by the coding sequence ATGAGTTCATCTACCCGATATAATAGACAAATTATACTTCCAGAAATAGGAGAGGAAGGCCAGCAGAAATTAGCTAAATCAAAGGTTTTAGTAATTGGTGCAGGAGGCTTGGGCGCTGCGATTCTGCCATATCTCGCTGCAGCAGGAGTAGGAGAAATCGGAATTTTAGATCACGATGTTATTGAAATTTCTAATCTTCAAAGACAAGTAATTTACAAAACTGATGCTATCGGAAAATCAAAAGCAAAGGAAGCCAAAGCGACGATTGCTGAATTGAATCCTTTAGTGAAAGTAAAAGCAATTTCTGAAAAATTATCTGGAAGAAATGCCATTTCGTTATTTGAAAAATATGATATTATAGTTGATGCGACTGACAACATCGCAATTAAATATTTAATAAACGATGCCTGTTTCGTGACTAATAAACCAATGGTTTATGGATCTATTTTTAGATTTCAGGGACAAGTTTCGGTTTTCAATTATCAAAATGGACCAACATATAGATGTCTATATCCTGATGAAAACTTGAATGCGATAAATTGTGAAGAAGCAGGAGTTTTAGGGGTTTCAGTTGGAATTATTGGTATGTTTCAGGCCAATGAAGTTTTAAAAATGATTCTGGAAATTGGTGAAGTTTTAAGCGGAAAAATATTGGTTTATAATGTTCTGAATAACGAACAGCAAAAGTATGATTTCGAAAAAAACGATATTGAAACCATAACCAGAGAAGCATTCGAAGAAAAATACAATAAATGTGAAGTTGAAGAAGTGAGTTTTGAATCGGTTTTGAATGAAATGGATAATGCTGAGGTTCTTTTTCTGGATGTTCGAAATACAGATGAATCGCCAAAAATCAGCTTAAAAAATCAAATTCAGATTCCGTTAATGCATTTGGAAAGTAAGTTGGAAAATCTAGATAAAAAACAAACGATTTACATTTTCTGCCAATCTGGAATTAGAAGTAAAATTGCAGTCGAATTGCTTCAAAAGCATCAATTTAAAAACATAAAAAGTATTGCTGGAGGCGCTTTGGCAATGAAACAGTTATTACAAGAAATAAAAATATAG
- a CDS encoding MoaD/ThiS family protein — protein sequence MIEVKYFGAVAEKTKCEFEKLSFSEELSLQKLLKDLNQKYEFESLTFSVAVNQKIVSKTSDYTLQTSDIVALLPPFAGG from the coding sequence ATGATTGAGGTTAAATATTTTGGAGCTGTCGCTGAAAAAACGAAATGTGAATTCGAAAAATTATCTTTTTCAGAAGAATTGTCATTGCAAAAACTATTGAAGGATCTGAACCAAAAATACGAGTTTGAATCACTGACCTTCAGCGTTGCAGTAAATCAAAAAATAGTTTCAAAAACTTCAGATTACACTTTACAGACCAGCGATATTGTAGCATTATTACCGCCGTTTGCAGGAGGATAA
- the cobA gene encoding uroporphyrinogen-III C-methyltransferase, whose translation MRNLKTPKLTIVGAGPGDVELITIKAIKALKSADVVLYDALVNEELLEYAPNAEIVFVGKRLGCHAYTQDQINDLIVSMAKTHGHVVRLKGGDPFVFGRGSEEIEFAEDFGIETAIVPGISSALGVPASVGISLTQRKVAESFWVITGTTSSHELSKDVHLASKSAATVVILMGMHKLNEIISIYQENRNDDLPIAIIQNGTKNSEQKVIGTINTITKLVAEKNISSPAIIVIGEVVRNTSSWISYFQEHFDDEFIFQNLNL comes from the coding sequence ATGCGAAATTTAAAAACACCAAAATTGACGATTGTAGGCGCAGGTCCAGGCGACGTTGAATTGATTACTATAAAAGCAATTAAAGCTTTAAAAAGTGCCGATGTGGTTTTGTACGATGCTTTAGTAAATGAAGAATTACTAGAATATGCACCTAATGCAGAAATTGTTTTTGTTGGAAAACGTTTAGGCTGTCATGCTTACACACAAGATCAAATTAACGATTTAATTGTTTCGATGGCAAAAACTCACGGACATGTAGTTCGTTTAAAAGGTGGCGATCCGTTTGTTTTTGGAAGAGGAAGCGAAGAAATTGAATTTGCAGAAGATTTCGGAATAGAAACTGCTATTGTTCCTGGAATTTCATCTGCTTTAGGAGTTCCTGCTTCGGTCGGAATCAGTTTGACACAGCGAAAAGTGGCTGAAAGTTTCTGGGTTATCACAGGAACAACTTCATCTCATGAATTATCGAAAGACGTTCATTTGGCTTCAAAATCGGCTGCAACTGTGGTTATTTTAATGGGAATGCATAAATTGAATGAAATTATTTCAATCTATCAGGAAAACAGAAATGATGATCTGCCAATTGCTATTATCCAAAACGGAACGAAAAATTCAGAACAAAAGGTAATCGGAACTATCAATACAATTACTAAATTGGTAGCTGAAAAAAATATATCATCGCCGGCAATTATCGTTATTGGCGAAGTTGTTAGAAACACATCAAGTTGGATTTCATATTTTCAGGAGCACTTTGATGACGAATTTATTTTTCAAAATTTAAATTTATAA
- a CDS encoding molybdenum cofactor guanylyltransferase yields METLTVFILCGGKSTRMQSEKGLVLFQDKPFIEHIIQAILPITDQIKLITASKEYDYLKYEKIPDLIIDKGPLGGIYTALSHSETEFNLILSCDIPLISTELLQELISKHTQEAGITVFASESKTHPLIGIYSKSIVPVIKEAIDSNELKMMDLLAKLPHQIINIEESENFHLTNINSADELNDLNINLT; encoded by the coding sequence ATGGAAACACTAACAGTATTTATTCTTTGCGGAGGAAAAAGCACCAGAATGCAGTCAGAAAAAGGATTGGTTTTGTTTCAGGATAAACCATTTATAGAACATATCATTCAGGCTATTTTACCGATAACAGATCAAATTAAACTGATTACGGCATCAAAAGAATATGATTATTTGAAATATGAAAAAATTCCCGATCTAATTATAGATAAAGGTCCGCTGGGCGGAATTTACACGGCATTATCACATTCTGAAACCGAATTCAATCTGATTTTAAGCTGTGATATTCCGTTAATTTCGACCGAATTATTACAGGAATTAATTTCAAAACATACGCAAGAAGCTGGAATTACAGTTTTTGCATCAGAAAGTAAAACACATCCTTTAATAGGGATTTATTCAAAAAGTATTGTCCCAGTTATTAAAGAAGCAATTGATTCGAATGAATTAAAAATGATGGATCTGCTAGCGAAATTACCGCATCAGATTATCAACATAGAAGAAAGCGAGAACTTTCATTTAACCAATATTAATTCGGCTGACGAGTTAAACGACCTGAATATCAATTTAACTTAA
- a CDS encoding sulfite exporter TauE/SafE family protein has protein sequence MNLLNSENILLFSFALIVIAFLYSSVGHGGASGYLALMSIFAFPVSIMKPSALLLNLFVSSISFLFYYKNNYFKPKLFYPFAIASIPAAFIGGFITLDNAIYKIVLGIVLVFAALRLFGVFNFKEKEEVKINLPFALAIGFAIGLLSGMLGIGGGIILSPILLFLGWASVKESAAISSLFIFVNSFAGMLGFFLGGKTIPMESFYLVPIAVVGGMLGGFYGSGSFSNKTLKMVLGTVILMASVKLIFP, from the coding sequence ATGAACCTCCTAAATTCCGAAAATATACTATTATTCAGTTTCGCCTTAATTGTAATTGCATTTTTATATTCAAGCGTTGGGCATGGCGGAGCTTCGGGATATTTAGCATTGATGAGCATTTTTGCTTTCCCGGTTTCGATTATGAAACCATCAGCTTTGTTATTGAATTTGTTCGTGTCGAGTATTTCGTTTTTATTTTATTATAAAAATAATTATTTCAAGCCCAAGCTCTTTTATCCGTTTGCGATTGCATCGATTCCCGCGGCGTTTATTGGGGGTTTTATAACCTTAGATAATGCGATTTATAAAATTGTTTTAGGAATTGTATTGGTTTTTGCAGCCTTGAGATTGTTTGGAGTATTTAATTTTAAAGAAAAAGAAGAAGTAAAAATAAATCTTCCGTTTGCTTTAGCAATTGGTTTTGCAATCGGATTATTATCTGGAATGTTAGGAATTGGCGGTGGAATTATTTTGAGTCCGATTTTGTTGTTTTTAGGATGGGCGTCGGTAAAAGAATCAGCGGCAATTTCGAGTTTATTCATTTTTGTGAATTCATTTGCTGGAATGTTAGGATTCTTTTTAGGAGGAAAAACAATTCCAATGGAAAGTTTTTATTTAGTTCCAATTGCGGTTGTAGGAGGAATGTTGGGAGGATTCTACGGAAGTGGCTCTTTTTCCAATAAAACATTAAAAATGGTATTAGGAACAGTGATTTTGATGGCAAGCGTTAAATTGATTTTTCCTTGA